In Buchnera aphidicola (Brachycaudus tragopogonis), the following are encoded in one genomic region:
- the iscU gene encoding Fe-S cluster assembly scaffold IscU produces the protein MAYSKKVMDHYENPRNVGSFSNSDVNVGSGLVGAPACGDVMKLQIKVNNKGIIEDACFKTYGCGSAIASSSLVTEWVKGKSISEAESIKNTTIVEELELPPVKIHCSILAEDAIKAAIADYKNKKK, from the coding sequence ATGGCTTATAGTAAAAAAGTAATGGATCATTATGAAAATCCTCGCAATGTTGGATCTTTTTCTAATTCTGATGTTAATGTAGGCAGCGGATTAGTTGGTGCGCCTGCTTGTGGTGATGTTATGAAATTACAAATTAAAGTAAACAATAAAGGCATTATTGAAGATGCTTGCTTTAAAACATACGGTTGTGGTTCTGCTATTGCATCTAGTTCGTTAGTGACTGAATGGGTAAAGGGTAAATCTATCAGTGAAGCTGAATCAATTAAAAACACCACTATAGTAGAAGAATTGGAGCTGCCACCAGTTAAAATTCATTGTTCTATTTTAGCAGAAGATGCTATTAAAGCAGCTATTGCTGATTATAAAAATAAAAAAAAATAA
- a CDS encoding IscS subfamily cysteine desulfurase, which yields MKTPIYLDYAATTPVDYKVAKKMMNYLTIDGIFGNSASRSHKFGWNAEEAVDIARNQISELIGADSREIIFTSGATESNNLAIKGIAFFHEKKGKHIITSKTEHKSVLDACRYLESKGFHLTYLTPKNNGIIDLNDLKKNITKDTVLVSIMHVNNEIGIIQDIDNISKICRNNGIFFHVDATQSVGKIPINLKILSVDLMSFSAHKVYGPKGIGGLYVRRKPRIRLLPSIHGGGHERGMRSGTLPVHQIVGMGQAFILAKNKIHNDFHHTTKLRNLLWNGIKDIEEVYLNSDLKQGVPHILNVSFNYIEGESLIMALKDLAISSGSACTSASLEPSYVLKALGIKDELAHSSIRFSIGRFTTEEEIKYTVKLVHQAIDKLRDLSPLWEMFKAGVDLNSIEWDHS from the coding sequence ATGAAAACTCCAATTTATTTAGATTATGCAGCAACAACACCTGTAGATTATAAAGTTGCAAAAAAAATGATGAATTATCTCACGATAGATGGAATATTTGGAAATTCAGCCTCTCGCTCTCATAAATTTGGATGGAATGCAGAAGAAGCTGTGGATATTGCACGTAATCAAATATCTGAATTAATTGGAGCAGATTCTCGTGAAATTATTTTTACTTCTGGTGCAACTGAATCAAATAATTTAGCTATAAAGGGGATAGCTTTTTTTCATGAAAAAAAAGGCAAACATATTATTACTAGTAAAACTGAACATAAATCTGTTTTAGATGCTTGTAGGTATCTTGAAAGTAAAGGTTTTCATTTAACTTATCTCACTCCTAAAAATAATGGTATTATTGATTTAAACGATTTAAAAAAAAATATTACAAAAGACACTGTACTTGTTTCTATAATGCATGTAAATAATGAAATCGGTATTATACAAGATATTGATAATATATCAAAAATTTGTCGAAATAATGGTATTTTTTTTCATGTAGATGCAACTCAAAGTGTGGGTAAAATTCCCATTAATTTAAAAATATTATCTGTAGATTTAATGTCTTTTTCTGCTCATAAAGTTTATGGTCCGAAGGGAATTGGAGGTTTGTATGTACGTCGAAAACCACGTATTCGTTTATTACCTTCAATCCATGGTGGCGGACATGAAAGAGGAATGAGATCAGGGACTTTACCCGTACACCAAATTGTAGGAATGGGGCAAGCATTTATATTAGCTAAAAATAAAATACATAATGATTTTCATCATACTACAAAATTAAGAAATTTACTTTGGAATGGCATTAAAGATATTGAAGAAGTATACTTGAATAGTGATTTAAAACAAGGTGTACCTCATATTTTAAATGTTAGTTTTAACTATATTGAAGGTGAATCTTTAATTATGGCTCTTAAAGATTTAGCTATTTCTTCTGGTTCTGCTTGTACTTCAGCTAGTTTAGAACCTTCTTATGTTTTAAAAGCTTTAGGAATAAAAGACGAATTAGCTCATAGTTCCATCCGTTTTTCAATTGGTCGTTTTACTACGGAAGAAGAAATTAAATATACAGTTAAATTAGTTCATCAAGCCATTGATAAATTACGTGATCTTTCACCGTTATGGGAAATGTTTAAGGCAGGAGTTGATTTAAATAGTATAGAATGGGATCATAGTTAA